Proteins encoded by one window of Prosthecobacter vanneervenii:
- a CDS encoding RNA polymerase sigma factor, giving the protein MSKTSPTHHGAFPVTRWSMVLALREGGDLQAGRLALDELCKIYWRPIYSYARFQGHSPADAEDLTQSFFSFVLEKALFSSADSSLGRMRNYLLTAFSRHIKHWQRQSSAQKRGGGREILSIEASQAEDELSIQPPDHRTPELIYQRMCALRIIEATVEQLAKEQEEAGKKEQFQLLRARLDPTQAGSGNDAELAARLGMTHDAVRQSISRLRKRFREIMRAMVAGTLASPTDEMVQEELAALRNALVRRE; this is encoded by the coding sequence ATGTCGAAGACCTCCCCCACGCATCATGGTGCCTTTCCGGTTACACGCTGGAGCATGGTGCTGGCATTACGTGAAGGGGGGGATCTGCAGGCCGGGCGTCTGGCGCTGGATGAGCTATGCAAGATCTACTGGCGGCCCATTTATTCATACGCACGCTTTCAAGGGCACTCTCCTGCTGATGCAGAGGACCTTACGCAGAGTTTCTTTAGTTTTGTGTTAGAGAAGGCTTTGTTTTCGAGTGCTGATTCGTCGCTTGGGCGCATGAGAAATTATCTGCTAACCGCCTTCAGCCGACACATCAAACACTGGCAGCGGCAGTCCTCTGCGCAGAAGCGTGGCGGAGGGCGGGAGATATTGTCCATCGAGGCCTCGCAAGCGGAGGACGAGCTTTCCATTCAACCGCCGGACCACCGCACGCCCGAGCTGATCTACCAGCGCATGTGCGCCCTGCGGATCATAGAGGCGACTGTGGAGCAGCTGGCCAAGGAGCAGGAAGAGGCGGGAAAAAAAGAGCAGTTTCAACTGCTGCGTGCCCGTCTGGATCCTACTCAGGCGGGATCAGGAAATGATGCGGAGCTGGCGGCGCGGCTGGGGATGACCCATGATGCGGTGCGGCAATCCATTTCAAGATTGAGAAAACGTTTTCGTGAAATCATGAGAGCGATGGTGGCAGGCACGCTGGCCTCGCCCACGGATGAGATGGTGCAGGAGGAGCTGGCGGCTCTGAGAAACGCGCTGGTGAGGCGGGAGTAG
- a CDS encoding pentapeptide repeat-containing protein yields MAPKIENADLSNAEFLNTRLSSAIFNDVNLSAARFVNVNLSSSHLEDVNLTGTIIRNANCSHMSIEDACYEGMRIDGILVTDLLQVYRNQSS; encoded by the coding sequence ATGGCCCCCAAAATTGAAAACGCCGACCTAAGCAACGCCGAGTTCCTCAACACCCGGCTCAGCTCCGCCATCTTCAACGACGTCAATCTCTCAGCCGCCCGGTTTGTGAACGTCAACCTTTCGTCCTCACACCTCGAAGACGTCAACCTCACCGGCACCATCATTCGCAACGCCAACTGCTCCCACATGAGCATCGAAGACGCCTGCTACGAAGGCATGCGCATCGATGGCATCCTCGTCACAGATCTGCTGCAAGTTTATC
- a CDS encoding FAD-dependent oxidoreductase: protein MTRRPLILAALLALPLHAATEADICIYGGTSAGVIAAVQASREGRSVILVEPGQHLGGMSVEGLGGTDIDNHKEFQNSPAVGGLTLEFYRRISARYHREAKFDAMVQQRLKNSSLWGFEPHVAESVFDDWVRESPRITVLRGHRLKEKDGVAKSGTRITAIHCENGAEIRARIFIDATYEGDLLAFAGISFTVGREGNAKYGETKNGIRTDTRHGQLDKRIDPYLTPGTPSSGLIFGVQDSPLGQHGTADESIQGYAFRLCLTKNPANRIPFEKPAGYDPAHYELQRRYIAAGGVISPPGANLPNGKTDPGSWHSLAGNFTGWNHRYPIATYADRELMLRTSRDYIQGVYWFMAHDPSVPEAQRLTWSAWGRCKDEFTDNDGWPRIFYIRNGRRMVSDFVLTEAHVRKNDPEPVEDSVGLIWWPPDLHHARRIVKDGRVWNEGAVFNESKEADWIPCGIPYRSLVPRTSECTNLLSPTCPSSSYVAYGAYRIEFTFMIAAQSAATAASIALDHSQDIQQVSYPALRTRLLKDAQILSVPQK, encoded by the coding sequence ATGACTCGCCGCCCCCTCATCCTCGCCGCACTTCTGGCACTGCCGCTCCACGCCGCCACCGAGGCAGACATCTGCATCTACGGCGGCACCAGCGCAGGCGTCATCGCCGCCGTGCAGGCATCCAGAGAGGGCCGCTCCGTCATCCTCGTCGAGCCAGGCCAGCACCTCGGCGGCATGAGCGTCGAAGGCCTCGGCGGTACCGACATCGACAACCACAAGGAGTTCCAAAACAGCCCCGCCGTCGGCGGCCTCACCCTCGAGTTCTACCGCCGCATCAGCGCCCGCTACCACCGCGAGGCCAAGTTCGACGCCATGGTGCAGCAGCGCTTGAAAAACTCATCCCTCTGGGGCTTCGAGCCCCACGTCGCCGAATCCGTTTTCGACGACTGGGTCCGCGAATCCCCCCGCATCACCGTCCTGCGCGGCCATCGTCTCAAAGAAAAAGACGGCGTCGCAAAATCCGGCACCCGCATCACCGCCATCCATTGTGAAAACGGTGCCGAAATCCGCGCCCGCATCTTCATCGACGCCACCTACGAGGGCGATCTCCTCGCCTTCGCAGGCATCAGTTTCACCGTCGGCCGCGAGGGCAATGCCAAATACGGCGAAACCAAAAACGGCATCCGCACAGACACCCGCCACGGCCAGTTGGATAAGCGCATCGATCCCTACCTCACCCCCGGCACCCCCTCCAGCGGCCTCATCTTCGGCGTGCAGGATTCTCCCCTCGGTCAGCACGGCACCGCAGACGAAAGCATCCAGGGCTACGCCTTCCGCCTCTGCCTCACCAAAAACCCCGCCAACCGCATCCCCTTTGAAAAGCCCGCCGGATACGACCCCGCGCACTATGAGCTGCAGCGCCGCTACATCGCCGCAGGCGGCGTCATCTCACCACCCGGTGCCAATCTCCCCAATGGCAAAACCGACCCCGGCTCCTGGCACTCACTCGCTGGAAACTTCACCGGCTGGAATCATCGCTACCCCATCGCCACCTACGCCGATCGCGAGCTCATGCTCCGCACCAGCCGCGACTACATCCAGGGCGTTTACTGGTTCATGGCCCACGATCCCTCCGTCCCCGAGGCCCAGCGCCTCACCTGGTCCGCATGGGGCCGCTGCAAAGACGAATTCACCGACAACGACGGCTGGCCCCGCATCTTCTACATCCGCAATGGCCGCCGCATGGTCAGCGACTTCGTCCTCACCGAAGCCCACGTCCGCAAAAACGACCCCGAACCTGTGGAAGACAGCGTCGGCCTCATCTGGTGGCCGCCGGATCTTCATCATGCCCGCCGCATCGTCAAAGATGGACGCGTGTGGAATGAAGGCGCCGTCTTCAATGAATCAAAAGAAGCAGACTGGATCCCCTGCGGCATCCCCTATCGCTCACTCGTGCCCCGCACCTCAGAGTGCACCAATCTCCTCTCCCCCACCTGCCCCTCCTCCAGCTACGTCGCCTACGGTGCTTACCGCATCGAGTTCACCTTCATGATCGCCGCCCAGTCAGCAGCCACCGCCGCCTCCATCGCCCTCGATCACTCCCAGGACATCCAGCAGGTCAGCTACCCCGCCCTGCGCACCCGCCTGCTCAAAGACGCCCAGATCCTCTCAGTCCCGCAAAAATAA
- a CDS encoding DUF4442 domain-containing protein, which produces MESSVTELPFNRFLGLESSTDPAHLLRLPSGPQYLNHLGTVHASAQLALAEATSGEFLLRAFGPDSGVIPVVRRLESKFRKPAHGSLTSTVTTPPEALNQLRADLAAKGRATISITVELHDESGTHTLSATIEWFLTLDHRTAA; this is translated from the coding sequence ATGGAAAGCAGCGTCACCGAGCTCCCCTTCAACCGCTTCCTCGGCCTCGAATCCTCCACGGACCCTGCTCATCTCCTCCGCCTTCCCTCCGGCCCCCAATACCTCAACCACCTCGGCACCGTCCACGCCAGCGCCCAGCTCGCACTTGCGGAAGCCACCAGCGGCGAGTTCCTCCTCCGCGCTTTCGGTCCCGACTCCGGCGTCATCCCTGTCGTCCGCCGCCTTGAATCCAAATTCCGCAAACCCGCCCACGGCTCCCTCACCTCCACCGTCACCACCCCGCCCGAAGCACTCAACCAGCTCCGCGCCGACCTCGCCGCCAAAGGCCGTGCCACCATCAGTATCACCGTCGAGCTCCACGACGAATCCGGCACCCACACCCTCTCCGCCACCATCGAATGGTTCCTCACCCTCGACCATCGCACAGCAGCCTGA
- a CDS encoding protein kinase domain-containing protein yields the protein MSAPSPGQDARDSSDTSLAQSPLLGLNPVGLMDGVLAGQATDWEPPLAEELEPCFPGYTDFRFLDRGGMGAVYSALQNSLERRVAVKILPPDLGNDTLFVDGFHREARLLARLQHPHVVAIYDFGRNAAGHLFIVMEYVDGTSLLEIMKKDRLPLQRTLQVIAQVCEALQFAHDHGVIHRDIKPTNILIDSRDNVRVADFGLARLAKAEGTTTTQTRSSMIMGTPVYAAPEQRRLGNDVDHRADIFSLGVTLYEMITGHFPVGVFEAPSKKAGSPPGLDKIVTKALRENPAERYQSATEMRQAVLRAADRMVRPMIQRTITKRPMISMMTTIIVTAALIYLFDEVNKQVLQKIPPAPVVQPLQNFTLVPLNNTFSLLNTRMTWHRAQVQAEVLPDAELASIHSAAELAEVHQLLEEHGIHSSVWTGGLLKESLDKCTWTDGTPWDFEAWMPSAGEPPVVVTEIQPKNDGTLRTPRGDTPDWIELHNPSSKPVDLTGWRLTHFQGQGREFFEDRLGIGLPPGSPALMLAPGEYRVIYCSAISEDEENTPQFHFRLEAQRGRIAWADPRGRIIQSFNTAWNNFPANASITSDPAGNNWGISPQPSPGKPNPPPVRPLAIDVTPHPPERQAVMLLPQFNSRWCTAPLDRNALPLIRHRKK from the coding sequence ATGAGCGCCCCTTCCCCCGGGCAAGATGCCCGTGACAGCTCCGACACTTCACTCGCCCAGTCCCCTCTCCTGGGCCTGAATCCCGTGGGCCTCATGGACGGAGTTCTGGCCGGCCAGGCCACGGATTGGGAACCGCCGCTCGCCGAGGAGCTAGAGCCATGCTTTCCTGGCTACACAGATTTCCGCTTCCTCGACCGCGGCGGCATGGGCGCGGTCTATTCCGCCCTGCAAAACTCCCTGGAGCGCCGTGTCGCGGTTAAAATTCTGCCCCCAGACCTCGGCAATGACACCCTCTTTGTGGATGGCTTCCACCGCGAGGCACGCCTGCTGGCGCGGCTGCAGCATCCTCACGTCGTCGCGATCTATGACTTCGGCCGCAATGCAGCAGGCCATCTCTTCATCGTCATGGAGTATGTGGACGGCACCTCTCTCCTTGAAATCATGAAAAAAGACCGGCTTCCCCTGCAGCGCACGCTCCAGGTCATCGCCCAGGTCTGTGAAGCACTCCAGTTCGCGCATGACCACGGCGTCATCCACCGCGACATCAAGCCCACCAACATCCTCATCGACAGTCGTGACAACGTCCGCGTGGCGGATTTCGGCCTCGCCAGGCTGGCCAAGGCCGAAGGCACCACCACGACTCAGACGCGCAGCTCCATGATCATGGGCACTCCGGTTTACGCCGCCCCTGAACAGCGCCGCCTCGGAAATGACGTGGACCACCGCGCAGACATCTTCAGCTTGGGGGTCACTCTCTATGAAATGATCACCGGCCACTTCCCGGTCGGCGTCTTTGAGGCCCCCTCCAAAAAAGCCGGCAGCCCTCCCGGACTGGACAAGATCGTGACAAAGGCCCTCCGCGAAAACCCGGCGGAGCGCTACCAAAGCGCCACAGAAATGCGTCAGGCCGTCCTGCGCGCTGCAGACCGGATGGTCCGGCCCATGATCCAGCGCACCATCACAAAGCGGCCCATGATCTCCATGATGACCACAATCATCGTGACCGCCGCTCTCATTTACCTCTTCGACGAGGTGAACAAGCAGGTGCTGCAAAAGATCCCCCCCGCACCAGTAGTTCAGCCTCTGCAAAACTTCACTCTGGTGCCGCTCAACAACACCTTCTCCCTGCTCAACACCCGCATGACATGGCATCGCGCTCAGGTGCAGGCCGAGGTGCTGCCGGATGCAGAGCTCGCCAGCATTCACTCCGCCGCCGAACTCGCGGAGGTGCACCAGTTGCTCGAAGAGCACGGCATCCATTCCAGCGTATGGACAGGCGGCTTGCTCAAAGAATCCTTGGACAAATGCACTTGGACCGACGGCACGCCGTGGGATTTCGAAGCCTGGATGCCATCCGCTGGCGAACCACCCGTCGTCGTCACGGAGATCCAGCCAAAAAACGACGGCACCCTGCGCACCCCGCGTGGAGACACGCCTGACTGGATCGAACTCCACAACCCCTCGTCCAAGCCCGTGGATCTCACCGGCTGGCGTCTCACCCACTTCCAGGGGCAGGGTCGCGAGTTTTTTGAGGACCGCCTCGGCATCGGTCTGCCTCCAGGCTCCCCTGCCCTGATGCTCGCTCCTGGGGAATACCGCGTCATCTATTGCAGCGCCATATCGGAAGATGAGGAAAACACACCCCAGTTTCACTTCCGTTTGGAGGCTCAGCGCGGGCGCATCGCATGGGCGGATCCGCGTGGCCGCATCATCCAGTCCTTCAACACCGCTTGGAATAACTTCCCCGCCAACGCCTCCATCACCTCAGATCCTGCGGGAAACAACTGGGGCATCAGCCCTCAGCCATCCCCCGGAAAGCCCAATCCACCGCCTGTCCGCCCTCTGGCCATCGATGTCACCCCCCATCCTCCGGAGCGTCAGGCAGTCATGCTCCTGCCTCAGTTCAACAGCCGCTGGTGCACCGCTCCGCTGGACCGCAATGCACTGCCCTTGATCCGTCATCGGAAAAAATAA
- a CDS encoding TraG/VirB4 family ATPase, whose product MAKFINSYLDEDLIIYRGLQRGGAIGRGYNVEMPDTENTDASWLMALEDNLRVLLRMVRPELRLQVSWSVDSDYRKELERYRQKTEELPQDRWSTRQREERYNRYDKKIREHKLRREHLQFYFTSRIQGKAMGGGRQYYEELLQAAKREQGELEEALRQQFGTLGGRVMPMTDMDHFEAFYRYFNPSAFENEALKLEDLYDPTKTVCEMCFNSEAAPVRMGTSTFKMDGFYQGICVLKSLPKFTYIGMMRTLTQLDILDYQIITNIEAGDVEKDRVATEGKVARLERGKITPSLEATLLKLRTRIRRLSTNEVVPYRMHLIVRVWDKDADVCSSKLSAIRNSILKLGGAQSYEPTLPTSVRNYWQLCMPGWTWANYNDFKVYVEDVNLADLLPISSTPTGDLEEAEAIYDGPRGALVGTTTFVGKEGAMRPEHGIMFGASGAGKSVFTIDLLTQTAPYYDFTAIVEEGLSYNLFTRLYGCEPIIVQPNGNLTFNYFDTRGLPLSSDQLGGATAVAHLMAGPPPDIDKDRIRQALLAKQIERLYIDQFESWASRNAQGRAEAARRVAVADEWRKKRMPGGTVLSDAWMDFRGSLMEGDPMATELDRMSVDPAMLEDFLNNPGNQWDLMSMAYTIMKPEDMPTHSQFVELLNLESRQRRAHEDLSLLRMLLEPWSRTGRYGAILDGVNNVSLSGKVVHFELSYIPESAKELRTVAAFLITNDLRKEIMSRPRSTRKRVILEELSAFLAMPDGDRITREYYERMRKYSCWVFSIIQQFQRIKDHPVRSSVVGNSRVMYMLKQPDQRDVESMSEGFRIPSITKKQVTSFPDPSEMKSDPFGSFVYYHEATGRPRIAIGRHYASKEMILASATSGEAFERQNAELKNYGGDAYKMILSQAKSKK is encoded by the coding sequence ATGGCGAAATTCATCAATTCCTACCTCGATGAGGATCTCATCATCTACCGGGGCCTCCAACGTGGCGGCGCGATCGGCAGAGGATACAACGTCGAGATGCCGGACACGGAGAACACAGACGCCTCGTGGCTGATGGCGCTGGAGGACAACCTGCGCGTGCTTTTGCGCATGGTGCGTCCGGAGCTGAGGCTGCAGGTGTCTTGGAGTGTGGACAGCGACTACCGGAAGGAGCTGGAGCGCTACCGCCAGAAGACGGAGGAACTGCCGCAGGACCGGTGGTCCACTAGGCAGCGTGAGGAGCGCTACAACCGGTACGACAAAAAGATCCGCGAGCACAAGCTGCGCCGCGAGCATCTGCAGTTTTATTTCACCTCCCGCATACAGGGCAAGGCGATGGGCGGGGGGCGGCAGTATTACGAAGAGCTGCTGCAGGCTGCGAAGCGCGAGCAGGGAGAGCTGGAGGAGGCGCTGCGCCAGCAGTTTGGCACGCTGGGCGGCCGGGTGATGCCGATGACGGACATGGACCACTTTGAGGCCTTCTACCGTTACTTCAACCCAAGCGCGTTTGAGAACGAGGCGTTGAAGCTGGAGGATCTGTACGATCCGACGAAGACGGTATGCGAGATGTGCTTCAACAGCGAAGCGGCCCCTGTGCGCATGGGCACCTCCACGTTCAAGATGGACGGTTTCTACCAAGGGATCTGTGTGCTGAAGAGCCTGCCCAAGTTTACCTACATCGGGATGATGCGCACGCTGACGCAGCTGGACATCCTGGATTACCAGATCATCACAAACATCGAGGCCGGCGACGTGGAAAAGGACCGCGTGGCGACCGAAGGGAAGGTGGCAAGGCTGGAGCGAGGCAAGATCACGCCCTCTCTCGAAGCCACGCTGCTGAAGCTGCGTACGCGCATCCGCCGACTGAGCACCAACGAGGTGGTGCCATACCGCATGCACCTGATCGTGCGTGTGTGGGACAAGGATGCGGATGTCTGCTCCAGCAAGCTTTCGGCGATCCGCAATTCCATTCTGAAACTCGGCGGAGCCCAGTCGTATGAGCCCACGCTGCCGACCAGCGTGCGCAACTACTGGCAGCTCTGCATGCCGGGCTGGACGTGGGCCAACTACAATGACTTCAAGGTCTATGTCGAGGACGTGAACCTGGCCGACCTGCTCCCCATTTCGAGCACGCCGACAGGGGATCTCGAAGAAGCCGAGGCCATCTACGACGGGCCGCGAGGAGCGCTGGTGGGCACCACCACCTTTGTGGGCAAGGAAGGGGCGATGCGCCCGGAGCACGGCATCATGTTTGGTGCTTCCGGGGCTGGGAAGTCGGTCTTCACCATCGATCTGCTGACGCAGACTGCGCCGTATTACGACTTTACCGCGATCGTGGAGGAAGGGCTGTCCTACAACCTCTTCACACGTCTGTATGGCTGCGAGCCCATCATCGTGCAGCCCAATGGCAACCTGACCTTCAACTACTTCGACACGCGCGGGCTGCCGCTCAGCTCCGACCAGCTGGGTGGTGCCACGGCGGTGGCGCATCTGATGGCCGGGCCGCCGCCTGACATCGACAAAGATCGCATCCGGCAGGCGCTGCTGGCCAAGCAGATCGAGCGTCTGTACATTGACCAGTTTGAAAGCTGGGCGAGCCGCAATGCGCAGGGCCGGGCCGAGGCGGCGCGAAGAGTGGCGGTGGCTGATGAATGGCGTAAAAAGCGGATGCCTGGAGGCACGGTGCTATCCGATGCCTGGATGGATTTTCGCGGCAGCCTGATGGAAGGCGACCCGATGGCCACGGAGCTGGACCGCATGAGCGTGGATCCCGCCATGCTGGAAGACTTTCTGAACAATCCCGGCAACCAGTGGGACCTCATGAGCATGGCGTACACGATCATGAAGCCGGAGGACATGCCGACGCACAGCCAGTTTGTGGAGCTGCTGAATCTCGAAAGCCGGCAGCGCCGCGCGCATGAAGACCTGAGCCTGCTGAGAATGCTGCTGGAGCCCTGGAGCCGGACCGGCCGCTACGGCGCCATCCTAGACGGGGTGAACAATGTGAGCCTGAGCGGAAAGGTGGTCCACTTTGAGCTTTCCTACATTCCCGAGTCTGCCAAGGAGCTGCGCACCGTCGCGGCATTCCTGATCACCAACGACCTGCGCAAAGAGATCATGAGCCGCCCGCGCTCCACCCGCAAGCGTGTCATCCTGGAGGAGCTTTCCGCCTTCCTGGCGATGCCGGACGGAGACCGAATCACGCGCGAGTACTACGAGCGTATGCGCAAGTACTCCTGCTGGGTGTTCTCCATCATCCAGCAGTTCCAGCGCATCAAGGACCACCCGGTGCGCTCTTCCGTGGTGGGGAACTCGCGTGTGATGTACATGCTGAAGCAGCCCGACCAGCGGGATGTGGAGAGCATGAGCGAAGGCTTCCGAATTCCCTCGATCACGAAAAAGCAGGTGACGAGCTTCCCGGATCCTTCAGAGATGAAGTCGGACCCGTTTGGCTCGTTCGTGTACTACCACGAGGCCACGGGGCGTCCGCGAATCGCCATCGGCCGACACTATGCCTCCAAGGAGATGATCCTGGCCTCCGCCACGTCCGGGGAGGCGTTTGAACGCCAGAACGCCGAGCTCAAGAACTATGGCGGCGATGCCTACAAGATGATTCTCAGCCAAGCCAAATCGAAGAAATGA